Genomic segment of Lasioglossum baleicum unplaced genomic scaffold, iyLasBale1 scaffold2011, whole genome shotgun sequence:
GGATTATAGAAACATTCGATTCCATAAATTTTTCAGTCGAAACATCGGGTGGTGGTAACAAGGAGTTTCGATCTCAACGGAGATGGTATACCGGAAGTTATAACCGGCTGGAATAACGGAAAGGTAGACGCGAGGCTGGCCAATTGCGGGgaagtaatttttaaaattcaattatccGCCGGAGTGGCTGGTATCGTGGAAGCCGACTACAGAAGGATCGGCAAATCTGATTTAGTCATAGTGTCTTCCTCCGGAGAAGGTAAAATAGCGTGTCCTTTTCTCATCTCTGgacatttaaattatttaattattattttgagATATAACGATAATACGATTAAAAAATCGATAGAGATCGAAGAATCGGAAAATTGATACTTTATGGCGTTGGTTTCAGTGCGTGGCTATGGTTCTGGTACCACGATGGATACGCCAGAACCTGGTGAAGCAATGCGGGATTTATTGGCCAAAAAGCAGATGCTTCAGATGGAACTCAGACAAAGAGCTGCCTCTGTTCCGAATATGTATCATGGAACGAAGTTGGCAGTTAGTCTGATGACATCCGAGGGTGCGGCTCGCGTTGCCCTAGCTTCTGGACCTGGACTTCTCGTAAGTCATTCAACCTGTGTGTGAATTTTGAGTTGCACAATATTATGAGAATAGTATACAAGTGCGTCGATCATTTCCAGATACATTGCGCGATAGTTTTCACCGAGGGAGTGTTCGAGGGTGAGACTCAGGTGGTTCATCCTAGCAGACCTAGAGGGGAACTGGAAATAGAGCTTCGACCACCGAAAAACGCCCCTGTGGACATACACGTGAAAGTTTGCGTTGGTCCACCTGGTGCAGATTTGTTACAGGTAGCATGGAAAGAcgataaaaagaaatttgttcccTGTATACTCGTCTGATCTATTTTCCATGCGTTTAAGGTGTTCGAAATGACGCGTCAATTGCCCAGGTTTTGCATGTATCAAGTCATCAAACGACCTGCACGAATTGCAgaggattttgcaaaaaatagCGTCACAGCTGAGGTACGTGTTCCGATGGACTAATGATtcgaattatcaatttttttactattatttattaaagcgAAAGAAAGATCAGGATAAACTGTCATAGATGGTGGTTATTTATATGTAATTAGCTTGCAGAAAGACCTCAAAGAATCGCGCTCTGGCTGAATCAAAGTCTCATACTCCCTGAAGAATACGAAATTAAAGAGGAGAGCCGAGCAACGGCAGCATTGAAATGTGGCTTTGCGGGATGAGAGACAACGCGATTCATTGTTTCATGGCAGATGCAACTGGGAAAGTAACTATTCAGACAGAGGATCCCACATTTGCTGGTGACATTATTCAGTCGCTAGCCTTGTATTTAGGCCTCAGAGAACTTACTTCTGAGGTCTCGTTCTTGGCGGAAGAGAAAAAGATGCTGGATGCATTGGAACGCGTAAAAGGTGACTTACCAGAGCGATAAACAACTATAGAGCAATTAGAAAAATACTGTAGGATATAATTAGTCATCTGATGTAGAGCTGAAGGAAATCGATGTTAAGCTGCAAGCAGAGACAGCCAACGAGACTACTTTACTGAAAAGTATCATAATTCGCTTGGAGGATGGCGAGAATCTCGAGAACATCGACGAGATGAAGAAGAGACTCGTACAACTGAAGAATGTCAACGTTGATCTAATCAGGGAACACGAGATCAGGATGAAGAGCTATCGAGAGCTTACAGCGAATTTGAAGGAGCTTAATCTCGGTGTGCAACGCGCAGCCAGATTAAGAGGTAATAACTCCTgcctgttttatattttccttACGTGATATTTGAATGTTGTTTCAGTTGGAAAAAGTGCCGCGAACACGGTAACTCGTTGCAGAGCAGCGATTCAGGACGAAAATCGAAAGCTCTTGCACTCGCAATAAGACACGGATGAATTTTAATACTCTTTTTTATATAGTCATTTTACTCGGACAATAAGACAGAAACTTCACATTTATAAGTACCATTTTATACAAACATTTTGATCGATCTTTCGAACGTATTCAACGACAGCAATAAGTTAAAGATACTTTGAA
This window contains:
- the LOC143221173 gene encoding LOW QUALITY PROTEIN: BBSome complex member BBS2-like (The sequence of the model RefSeq protein was modified relative to this genomic sequence to represent the inferred CDS: inserted 2 bases in 2 codons) — its product is MAAFSLNIQKHVEPGLVSSGKFDGSHACLVAVTYGGNILVHSPHRQPQIIGHDHEQSDRKLSWSGELAELQIGSEITALCTGRLNDDERDVVLIGTATHVLAYHIEDNADMFYKEMSDGARCIIIGKLSWLPNQVAIVGGNSSVTVLDSQGTEIFWTVVGGVVTSLTVFDFDGDDENELVIGTKDFDIKAYKRDNLIWDVKETAPITTLTGLPNRRFVYSVGNGTLGVYEMAQRLWRVKSKHRVVVTRSFDLNGDGIPEVITGWNNGKVDARLANCGEVIFKIQLSAGVAGIVEADYRRIGKSDLVIVSSSGEVRGYGSGTTMDTPEPGEAMRDLLAKKQMLQMELRQRAASVPNMYHGTKLAVSLMTSEGAARVALASGPGLLIHCAIVFTEGVFEGETQVVHPSRPRGELEIELRPPKNAPVDIHVKVCVGPPGADLLQVFEMTRQLPRFCMYQVIKRPARIAEDFAKNSVTAELAERPQRIALWLNQSLILPEEYEIKEEXPSNGSIEMWLCGMRDNAIHCFMADATGKVTIQTEDPTFAGDIIQSLALYLGLRELTSEVSFLAEEKKMLDALERVKELKEIDVKLQAETANETTLLKSIIIRLEDGENLENIDEMKKRLVQLKNVNVDLIREHEIRMKSYRELTANLKELNLGVQRAARLRVGKSAANTVTRCRAAIQDENXKALALAIRHG